In the genome of Saccharomonospora viridis DSM 43017, one region contains:
- the hemC gene encoding hydroxymethylbilane synthase, translated as MTNPSSRTLRIGTRASNLAMSQTRTIAKMLEEAGQKVELVPVSTPGDRSSAPIAEIGVGVFTSALREALLANEVDVAVHSYKDLPTAPQPGIVLAAVSKREDPRDVLISRDGLTLGELPPGAKVGTGSPRRMTQLRALGLGLEIVPIRGNIDTRIAKVTSGELDAIVLAKAGLTRVGKLDLITEVIDPMQILPAPAQGALAVETRVDDVDTEHLLRSIVDHEATRVAVAAERAVLATLQAGCSAPVGALAEVVEDLDSEGAVVERLSLRGVAATATEGDSVQILRASGVADKHEADRLGRTVASELLDLGAGALSR; from the coding sequence GTGACTAACCCCAGTAGCAGGACCCTCCGGATCGGCACGCGTGCCAGCAATCTCGCGATGTCCCAGACCCGGACGATCGCCAAGATGCTGGAGGAGGCCGGGCAGAAGGTCGAGCTCGTGCCCGTGTCGACGCCAGGGGACCGGTCCTCGGCGCCGATCGCCGAGATCGGGGTCGGAGTGTTCACTTCGGCGCTGCGTGAGGCGTTGCTGGCCAACGAGGTCGACGTCGCCGTGCATTCCTACAAGGACCTGCCCACCGCCCCGCAGCCCGGCATCGTGCTGGCCGCGGTCTCGAAGCGGGAGGACCCGAGGGATGTGCTCATCTCCCGGGACGGACTCACCCTGGGTGAGTTGCCGCCCGGTGCGAAGGTGGGCACCGGCTCGCCGCGCCGGATGACGCAGCTTCGGGCTCTCGGGCTCGGTTTGGAGATTGTGCCGATCCGAGGCAACATTGACACCCGCATCGCCAAGGTGACCTCCGGTGAGCTCGACGCGATCGTGCTCGCCAAGGCGGGATTGACCCGGGTTGGCAAGCTCGACCTGATCACCGAGGTCATCGACCCGATGCAGATTCTGCCCGCACCCGCGCAGGGTGCGCTGGCTGTTGAGACCCGCGTCGACGACGTGGACACCGAACACCTGCTTCGGTCCATTGTGGATCATGAAGCGACACGGGTGGCGGTTGCGGCCGAACGGGCGGTGCTCGCGACACTGCAAGCCGGCTGCAGCGCACCCGTGGGCGCACTCGCCGAGGTCGTCGAGGATCTGGACAGCGAAGGGGCTGTGGTCGAACGTCTTTCGCTGCGGGGCGTCGCCGCCACCGCGACGGAGGGCGACTCCGTGCAGATCCTCAGGGCGTCGGGGGTGGCCGACAAGCATGAAGCCGACAGGCTCGGCCGCACGGTGGCTTCCGAGTTGCTCGACCTCGGTGCCGGTGCCCTGTCGCGCTGA
- a CDS encoding uroporphyrinogen-III synthase produces the protein MTRARKTTGRVAFVGSGPGDAGLLTVRARDLLAKADLVVTDPDVPAGVLAYAGPEAEVRPAVGEPGDVAKDLATEAKAGRLVLRLTSGDPLTQQAVIAEVQAVSRTNAVFDVVPGVPAGTATPAYAGIALGGVRTEVDLRSGEVDWAKLASAPGAIVLHATSSHLAEAASALVEHGMSDQTPVAVTSNGTINTQRTLDSTLASLAADAGELVGPLVVTIGEPVSNRQKLSWWESRALYGWKVLVPRTKEQAGDMAERILSHGATPHEVPTISVEPPRSPAQMERAVKGLVDGRYQWLVFTSANAVRAVWEKFNEFGLDARAFSGVKIACVGEATADRVRSFGIIPELVPKGEQSSEGLLQEFPPYDDVLDPVNRVLLPRADIATEILSAGLQERGWEVDDVTAYRTVRAAPPPAETREMIKTGGFDAVCFTSSSTVRNLVGIAGKPHARTLVACIGPKTAETATEFGLRVDVRPEQPNAVMLVDALAEHAAKLRAEGALPPPRKAKRTRRSSSSSS, from the coding sequence ATGACCCGCGCACGCAAAACCACGGGGCGTGTTGCTTTCGTGGGCTCGGGCCCCGGAGACGCCGGACTGTTGACGGTCCGTGCCCGGGACCTGCTCGCAAAGGCCGATCTCGTGGTCACCGATCCCGACGTGCCTGCAGGCGTACTCGCCTACGCGGGCCCTGAGGCCGAGGTCCGTCCTGCCGTCGGCGAGCCCGGCGACGTCGCCAAGGACCTGGCCACGGAGGCCAAGGCGGGCAGGCTCGTGTTGCGGCTGACCTCCGGTGACCCGTTGACGCAGCAGGCGGTCATCGCCGAGGTGCAGGCGGTTTCCCGCACGAACGCGGTGTTCGACGTGGTCCCCGGGGTGCCCGCGGGGACGGCGACGCCTGCGTACGCAGGCATCGCGCTCGGTGGTGTGCGCACCGAGGTGGACCTGCGTTCCGGTGAGGTGGACTGGGCGAAGCTGGCGTCCGCGCCCGGGGCGATCGTGCTGCACGCGACGTCGAGCCACCTCGCGGAGGCGGCGTCGGCGTTGGTCGAGCACGGCATGTCCGATCAGACCCCTGTCGCGGTGACCTCGAACGGCACCATCAACACCCAGCGCACGCTGGACTCCACGCTCGCCTCGCTGGCCGCCGACGCGGGCGAACTCGTCGGCCCGCTGGTGGTGACCATCGGTGAGCCGGTGAGCAACCGGCAGAAGCTGTCGTGGTGGGAGTCGCGCGCGCTGTACGGCTGGAAGGTCCTCGTGCCGCGCACCAAGGAGCAGGCCGGCGACATGGCCGAGCGGATCCTCAGCCACGGTGCGACCCCGCACGAGGTCCCCACGATCTCGGTGGAGCCGCCGCGCAGCCCGGCCCAGATGGAGCGTGCGGTGAAGGGCCTCGTGGACGGCCGTTACCAGTGGCTGGTCTTCACCTCCGCCAACGCCGTGCGTGCGGTGTGGGAGAAGTTCAACGAGTTCGGCCTCGACGCCAGGGCCTTCTCCGGTGTGAAGATCGCCTGTGTCGGCGAGGCGACGGCCGACCGGGTGCGTTCGTTCGGCATCATCCCGGAGCTCGTGCCGAAGGGTGAGCAGTCGAGCGAGGGACTGCTGCAGGAGTTCCCGCCCTACGACGACGTGCTGGACCCGGTGAACCGCGTGCTGCTGCCGAGGGCGGACATCGCCACCGAGATCCTGTCGGCGGGTCTGCAGGAGCGCGGCTGGGAGGTCGACGACGTGACGGCGTACCGCACGGTGCGTGCCGCTCCGCCGCCCGCCGAGACCCGCGAGATGATCAAGACGGGTGGGTTCGACGCGGTGTGCTTCACGTCGTCGTCGACGGTGCGCAACCTCGTGGGCATCGCGGGTAAGCCGCACGCGCGCACACTCGTGGCCTGCATCGGGCCGAAGACGGCCGAGACGGCCACCGAGTTCGGTCTGCGGGTGGACGTGCGGCCGGAGCAGCCGAACGCCGTGATGCTGGTGGACGCGCTGGCCGAGCACGCGGCCAAGCTCCGCGCCGAGGGTGCCTTGCCGCCGCCGCGTAAGGCCAAGCGCACCCGTCGTTCCTCCTCTTCCTCTTCCTAA
- the hemB gene encoding porphobilinogen synthase, giving the protein MFPEHRPRRLRTTAAMRRLVSETTLRPRQLILPLFVAEDAREPRPIGSMPGVVQHTRDTLRRAAVEAVEAGVGGLMLFGVPAERDAVGGGATDADGILNVALRDLRSELGDATVLMADTCLDEFTDHGHCGVLDESGAVDNDATLERYAEMALAQAEAGAHMLGPSGMMDGQVGVIRRALDDAGYTDTGILAYSAKYASAFYGPFREAVDSQLTGDRNTYQQDPGNAREALREIELDIAEGADAVMVKPALAYLDVVKAAAEVSPVPVAAYNISGEYSMIEGAAANGWIDRERTILEVLTSIRRAGADLILTYWAAEAAAWLD; this is encoded by the coding sequence GTGTTTCCGGAACATCGTCCTCGTCGGCTGCGCACCACCGCCGCCATGCGCCGGCTGGTGAGTGAGACCACGCTGCGCCCTCGTCAGTTGATCCTGCCCCTGTTCGTCGCCGAGGACGCGCGGGAGCCGCGTCCCATCGGGAGCATGCCCGGTGTCGTGCAACACACCCGGGACACGTTGCGCCGGGCCGCCGTCGAGGCGGTCGAGGCCGGGGTCGGTGGGTTGATGCTGTTCGGCGTTCCCGCCGAGCGGGACGCCGTCGGTGGCGGGGCCACCGATGCCGACGGGATCCTCAACGTCGCCCTACGCGATCTGCGGTCCGAGCTCGGCGACGCCACCGTGTTGATGGCCGACACGTGTCTCGACGAGTTCACCGACCACGGCCACTGCGGTGTGCTCGACGAGTCCGGGGCGGTGGACAACGACGCCACGTTGGAGCGTTACGCCGAGATGGCGCTCGCCCAGGCCGAGGCCGGGGCGCACATGCTCGGTCCGAGCGGGATGATGGACGGTCAGGTCGGTGTGATCCGCCGGGCCCTCGACGACGCCGGTTACACCGACACCGGCATCCTCGCGTACTCGGCGAAGTACGCCAGCGCCTTCTACGGGCCCTTCCGTGAGGCCGTCGACTCGCAGCTCACCGGTGATCGGAACACCTACCAGCAGGATCCCGGCAACGCCAGGGAGGCGCTGCGGGAGATCGAGCTGGACATCGCCGAGGGCGCCGACGCCGTGATGGTGAAGCCCGCATTGGCGTACCTCGACGTCGTCAAGGCGGCGGCGGAGGTGTCACCGGTACCGGTGGCGGCCTACAACATCTCCGGCGAGTACTCGATGATCGAAGGTGCCGCCGCCAACGGCTGGATCGACCGTGAACGCACGATCCTGGAGGTGCTCACCTCGATCCGCAGGGCCGGTGCCGACCTGATCCTGACGTATTGGGCCGCTGAAGCGGCGGCTTGGCTGGATTAA